From a region of the Streptomyces caniferus genome:
- the der gene encoding ribosome biogenesis GTPase Der yields the protein MNDQIPTGDEHGALGDAEYAEFMELAAEEGFDLEEVGGDIAAAGHGPLPVLAVVGRPNVGKSTLVNRIIGRREAVVEDKPGVTRDRVTYEADWNGRRFKVVDTGGWEQDVLGIDASVAMQAEFAIEAADAVVFVVDAKVGATDTDEAVVKLLRRSGKPVVLVANKVDGPSGEADAAMLWSLGLGEPHPISALHGRGTGDMLDAALDALPEAPAQTFGAALGGPRRIALIGRPNVGKSSLLNKVAGEERVVVNEQAGTTRDPVDEMIELGGKTWKFVDTAGIRRRVHLQEGADYYASLRTAAAVEKAEVAVVLIDASESISVQDQRIVTMAVEAGRALVIAYNKWDTLDEERRFYLEREIERDLVQIPWAMRVNVSARTGRHMEKLVPAIETALAGWESRIPTGRLNAFLGEIVASHPHPIRGGKQPRILFGTQAGTKPPRFVLFASGFLEAGYRRFVERRLREEFGFDGTPIHISVRVREKRSKKK from the coding sequence ATGAACGACCAGATCCCTACCGGCGACGAGCACGGTGCGCTTGGCGACGCCGAGTACGCGGAGTTCATGGAGCTCGCCGCGGAGGAGGGCTTCGACCTCGAGGAGGTCGGGGGTGACATCGCCGCGGCCGGCCACGGCCCGCTGCCCGTCCTCGCCGTCGTCGGCCGCCCCAATGTCGGCAAGTCGACCCTGGTGAACCGCATCATCGGCCGCCGGGAAGCGGTCGTCGAGGACAAGCCGGGCGTCACCCGCGACCGCGTCACCTACGAGGCCGACTGGAACGGCCGCCGCTTCAAGGTCGTCGACACCGGCGGCTGGGAGCAGGACGTCCTCGGCATCGACGCCTCCGTGGCGATGCAGGCCGAGTTCGCGATCGAGGCCGCCGACGCGGTGGTCTTCGTCGTGGACGCCAAGGTCGGCGCGACCGACACCGACGAGGCCGTCGTCAAGCTGCTGCGCCGGTCCGGCAAGCCCGTGGTCCTGGTCGCCAACAAGGTCGACGGCCCGTCCGGCGAGGCCGACGCCGCCATGCTGTGGTCGCTGGGTCTGGGCGAGCCGCACCCGATCTCCGCGCTGCACGGCCGGGGCACCGGCGACATGCTCGACGCCGCGCTGGACGCGCTGCCCGAGGCCCCCGCGCAGACCTTCGGCGCCGCGCTCGGCGGCCCCCGCCGCATCGCGCTGATCGGCCGGCCGAACGTCGGCAAGTCGTCGCTGCTGAACAAGGTCGCCGGCGAGGAGCGGGTGGTCGTCAACGAGCAGGCCGGCACCACCCGCGACCCGGTCGACGAGATGATCGAACTGGGCGGCAAGACCTGGAAGTTCGTGGACACCGCCGGTATCCGCCGCCGGGTGCACCTCCAGGAGGGCGCCGACTACTACGCCTCGCTGCGCACCGCGGCGGCCGTCGAGAAGGCCGAGGTCGCGGTCGTCCTGATCGACGCGTCCGAATCCATCAGCGTGCAGGACCAGCGCATCGTCACGATGGCCGTGGAGGCCGGACGCGCCCTGGTCATCGCCTACAACAAGTGGGACACCCTCGACGAGGAGCGCCGCTTCTACCTGGAGCGGGAGATCGAGCGGGACCTCGTGCAGATCCCCTGGGCGATGCGGGTGAACGTCTCCGCGCGCACCGGCCGCCACATGGAGAAGCTGGTCCCGGCGATCGAGACCGCGCTGGCGGGCTGGGAGAGCCGTATCCCCACCGGGCGGCTGAACGCCTTCCTCGGTGAGATCGTCGCCTCCCACCCGCACCCGATCCGCGGCGGCAAGCAGCCCCGCATCCTCTTCGGCACCCAGGCGGGCACCAAGCCGCCGCGCTTCGTGCTGTTCGCCTCCGGCTTCCTGGAGGCCGGCTACCGCCGCTTCGTCGAGCGGCGGCTGCGCGAGGAGTTCGGCTTCGACGGGACCCCGATCCACATCTCCGTGCGGGTGCGCGAGAAGCGCAGCAAGAAGAAGTAG
- a CDS encoding lysophospholipid acyltransferase family protein, whose translation MTDSGEAPSEAGAAVGRRIGIGLMYGLWRPRVLGAWRVPSAGPVILAVNHSHGIDGPMLMGTAPRPVHFLIKKEAFVGPLDPFLRGIGQLKVDRDTTDRKAITDALGVLEQGGVLGIFPEGTRGEGDFASLRAGLAYFAVRSGAAVVPVAVLGSKERHSRLTPAVPPLRSRVDVVFGAAFEAGDGSGRRTRKALDEATVRIQERLTAHLAEARRLTGR comes from the coding sequence GTGACCGACAGCGGCGAGGCCCCGAGCGAGGCGGGCGCCGCGGTCGGACGGCGGATCGGCATCGGCCTGATGTACGGGCTGTGGCGGCCGCGGGTGCTGGGCGCCTGGCGGGTGCCGTCGGCCGGACCGGTGATCCTCGCCGTCAACCATTCGCACGGCATCGACGGTCCGATGCTGATGGGCACCGCGCCGCGGCCGGTGCACTTCCTGATCAAGAAAGAAGCCTTCGTCGGCCCGCTGGACCCGTTCCTGCGGGGCATCGGGCAGCTGAAGGTGGACCGCGACACCACCGACCGCAAGGCGATCACCGACGCCCTCGGGGTGCTGGAACAGGGCGGCGTGCTGGGGATCTTCCCGGAAGGCACCCGCGGCGAGGGCGACTTCGCCTCCCTGCGGGCGGGCCTGGCGTACTTCGCGGTGCGCTCCGGCGCCGCGGTGGTGCCGGTGGCGGTGCTCGGCAGCAAGGAGCGGCACAGCCGGCTGACCCCGGCGGTGCCGCCGCTGCGGTCCCGCGTCGACGTCGTCTTCGGCGCCGCCTTCGAGGCGGGCGACGGCAGCGGACGGCGCACCCGCAAGGCGCTCGACGAGGCGACCGTGCGCATCCAGGAGCGGCTGACCGCCCACCTGGCAGAGGCCAGGCGCCTGACCGGGCGCTGA
- the cmk gene encoding (d)CMP kinase: MFVTVETAARTAPAAVIVAIDGPAGTGKSSTSKAVAAKLGLGYLDTGAQYRAITWWMLNNGIDVDDATAVADAAAKPVIVSGTDPAAPTITVDGLDAAGPIRTQEVTAAVSAVSAVPEVRTLITDLQRSIAAEAPNGIVVEGRDIGITVLPDADLKVFLTASPEARAARRSGELKGKEAGDLAATREALIKRDAADSGRKTSPLAKADDAVEVDTTELTLEQVIECVVTLIEGAGAEKAGRVAR, translated from the coding sequence GTGTTCGTCACCGTGGAAACCGCCGCCCGGACCGCCCCGGCAGCAGTGATTGTCGCCATCGACGGCCCCGCAGGCACGGGCAAGTCCAGCACGTCCAAGGCCGTGGCCGCCAAGCTGGGCCTCGGCTACCTCGACACCGGTGCCCAGTACCGCGCGATCACGTGGTGGATGCTGAACAACGGCATCGACGTCGATGACGCGACCGCCGTGGCCGACGCCGCCGCCAAGCCCGTGATCGTCTCCGGCACCGACCCGGCCGCCCCGACCATCACGGTCGACGGCCTGGACGCCGCGGGCCCGATCCGCACCCAGGAGGTCACCGCCGCGGTCAGCGCCGTCAGCGCCGTGCCCGAGGTGCGGACCCTGATCACCGATCTGCAGCGCAGCATCGCCGCCGAGGCGCCGAACGGCATCGTCGTCGAGGGCCGGGACATCGGCATCACCGTCCTGCCCGACGCCGACCTCAAGGTCTTCCTCACCGCCTCCCCCGAGGCGCGGGCGGCCCGCCGCAGCGGCGAGCTCAAGGGCAAGGAGGCCGGTGACCTGGCCGCCACCCGCGAGGCGCTGATCAAGCGGGACGCCGCCGACTCCGGCCGCAAGACCTCCCCGCTGGCCAAGGCGGACGACGCCGTCGAGGTCGACACCACCGAGCTGACCCTGGAGCAGGTCATCGAGTGCGTGGTCACCCTCATCGAGGGCGCCGGCGCCGAAAAGGCAGGGCGGGTCGCCCGGTGA
- a CDS encoding prephenate dehydrogenase — translation MRTALVIGTGLIGTSAALALAARGVQVFLEDHDQAQALTAAALGAGTAEAPPEKVDLAIVAVPPAHVAGALAGAIRRGAARAYIDVASVKGGPRRELEAMGCELSGYLGTHPMAGKERSGPLAATADLFEGRPWVLTPTRDGDTEVLNLALELVALCRAVPVVMGADAHDRAVALVSHTPQLVSSLVAARLKGADETAVRLCGQGIRDVTRIAASDPAMWIDILAANPGPVADVLSEVAADLDETVRSLRALESADEAKRGDGVGGIEDVLRRGNAGRERVPGKHGAAPAVYEIVAVYIGDQPGELARIFADAGRAGVNIEDVRIEHATGQQAGFIQLMVEPQAVPGLIAELRERGWSIRQ, via the coding sequence GTGAGGACCGCACTCGTCATCGGAACGGGCCTGATCGGCACCTCCGCCGCCCTGGCGCTGGCCGCGCGTGGCGTCCAGGTCTTCCTGGAGGACCACGACCAGGCCCAGGCCCTGACGGCCGCCGCGCTCGGCGCGGGCACCGCGGAGGCGCCCCCGGAGAAGGTCGATCTGGCCATCGTGGCCGTGCCGCCGGCGCATGTCGCGGGGGCACTGGCCGGTGCCATCCGGCGCGGGGCGGCCCGCGCCTACATCGACGTCGCCAGCGTCAAGGGCGGCCCGCGCCGTGAGCTGGAGGCCATGGGCTGCGAGCTCTCCGGCTACCTCGGCACGCATCCGATGGCCGGCAAGGAGCGCTCCGGCCCGCTGGCCGCCACCGCCGACCTCTTCGAGGGCCGGCCCTGGGTGCTCACCCCGACCCGCGACGGCGACACCGAGGTGCTCAACCTCGCCCTGGAGCTGGTCGCCCTGTGCCGGGCCGTCCCGGTGGTGATGGGCGCCGACGCGCACGACCGCGCCGTCGCTCTCGTCTCGCACACCCCGCAGCTGGTCTCCAGCCTCGTGGCCGCCCGCCTCAAGGGCGCCGACGAGACCGCCGTACGCCTCTGCGGCCAGGGCATCCGGGATGTGACGCGGATCGCGGCCTCCGATCCGGCGATGTGGATCGACATCCTCGCCGCCAATCCGGGCCCGGTCGCCGATGTGCTGAGCGAGGTCGCCGCCGACCTGGACGAGACGGTACGGTCGCTGCGGGCCCTGGAGTCCGCCGACGAGGCCAAGCGCGGCGACGGCGTCGGCGGCATCGAGGACGTGCTCCGCCGCGGCAACGCGGGCCGCGAGCGGGTGCCCGGCAAGCACGGCGCCGCCCCGGCCGTCTACGAGATCGTCGCCGTCTACATCGGCGACCAGCCCGGCGAGCTGGCCCGGATCTTCGCCGACGCCGGCCGGGCCGGGGTCAACATCGAGGACGTCCGCATCGAGCACGCCACCGGCCAGCAGGCGGGCTTCATCCAGCTCATGGTCGAGCCGCAGGCGGTGCCGGGGCTGATCGCGGAGCTGCGCGAGCGGGGCTGGTCCATCCGGCAGTGA
- the aroH gene encoding chorismate mutase, with the protein MAVRAVRGAVQLERDDAEHMQEQVGELLTAILERNDLGADDLISVWFTATPDLHSDFPAAAARALGITDVPLICAQELDITGAMERVVRVLAHVETGLSKAGIAHVYLGAAGALRKDIAQ; encoded by the coding sequence GTGGCGGTACGAGCGGTCCGCGGGGCCGTCCAGCTGGAGCGGGACGACGCGGAGCACATGCAGGAGCAGGTCGGCGAGCTGCTCACCGCCATCCTCGAACGCAACGACCTGGGCGCGGACGACCTGATCAGCGTGTGGTTCACCGCCACCCCCGATCTGCACAGCGACTTCCCGGCCGCCGCCGCGCGCGCCCTGGGCATCACCGACGTCCCGCTGATCTGCGCCCAGGAGCTGGACATCACCGGCGCCATGGAGCGCGTGGTGCGGGTGCTCGCCCATGTCGAGACCGGGCTGTCCAAGGCCGGGATCGCCCATGTCTACCTCGGCGCGGCCGGCGCGCTGCGAAAGGACATCGCGCAGTGA
- a CDS encoding nucleotidyltransferase domain-containing protein — translation MSEAAEGHTLVAEHTVYACVMGSRAFGLATETSDTDRRGVYLAPTPLFWGFEKPPTHVEGPREEEFSWELERFCHLALRANPTILECLHSPLVERADATGRELLALRDAFLSRQAHRTFAGYAGGQLKQLRADVRQYGAPRWKHAMHLLRLLASSRDLLRTGVLTLDVGPDREELLAVRRGEVAWDTVERRMARLAEEAEAAVSGSPLPAEPDRGRVADFLFRARRASALG, via the coding sequence ATGTCCGAAGCCGCCGAAGGTCACACCCTGGTCGCCGAGCACACCGTCTACGCCTGTGTGATGGGCTCGCGCGCCTTCGGTCTGGCCACGGAGACCAGTGACACCGACCGGCGCGGGGTGTATCTCGCACCCACCCCGCTGTTCTGGGGCTTCGAGAAGCCGCCGACCCATGTGGAGGGACCGCGCGAGGAGGAGTTCTCCTGGGAGCTGGAGCGGTTCTGCCATCTGGCGCTGCGCGCCAACCCCACCATCCTGGAGTGTCTGCACTCCCCGCTGGTGGAGCGGGCCGACGCCACCGGCCGGGAGCTGCTCGCGCTGCGCGACGCCTTCCTGTCCCGGCAGGCCCACCGCACCTTCGCGGGCTACGCCGGCGGTCAGCTCAAGCAGTTGCGGGCCGACGTGCGGCAGTACGGCGCGCCCCGCTGGAAGCACGCCATGCATCTGCTGCGGCTGCTGGCCTCCTCCCGCGATCTGCTCCGTACCGGCGTGCTCACGCTGGACGTGGGCCCGGACCGGGAGGAGCTGCTGGCGGTCCGGCGCGGGGAGGTGGCCTGGGACACGGTGGAGCGCCGGATGGCGCGGCTGGCCGAGGAGGCCGAGGCCGCGGTGTCCGGCTCGCCGTTGCCGGCCGAGCCGGACCGGGGCCGGGTGGCCGACTTCCTGTTCCGGGCCCGGCGGGCCTCGGCGCTCGGCTGA
- a CDS encoding nucleotidyltransferase domain-containing protein, whose translation MRETPSVTAREAVLRAAGLPAVDLGAVVAEQDDPLVFATVSGAHLYGFPSRDSDVDLRGAHLLPTAALVGLHEPAETRTLMWEQDGVEMDLVSHDLRKFARLLLRRNGYVLEQLLSPLVVHTTPVHAELTALAPGLLTSHHAHHYRGFATTQWRLFEKTGELKPLLYTLRVLLTGIHLMDSGRVQPHLPTLAGESAAPAYIPELIAAKEEAEHGPAGEVVEAVRLRRDIEALHARLDAAQVATALPDAPGGRDALHDLIVRTRLGC comes from the coding sequence ATGCGTGAGACCCCCTCCGTCACGGCACGGGAAGCCGTCCTCCGGGCGGCCGGGCTGCCCGCCGTCGACCTGGGCGCCGTGGTGGCGGAACAGGACGATCCGCTGGTCTTCGCGACGGTCTCCGGTGCGCATCTGTACGGCTTCCCGTCCCGGGACTCCGACGTCGACCTGCGCGGCGCCCACCTGCTGCCCACGGCCGCCCTCGTCGGCCTGCACGAGCCTGCGGAGACCCGCACCCTGATGTGGGAGCAAGACGGCGTCGAGATGGATCTGGTCTCGCACGACCTGCGGAAATTCGCCCGGCTGCTTCTGCGCCGCAATGGCTACGTCCTGGAGCAGCTGCTCTCCCCGCTGGTCGTGCACACCACCCCCGTGCATGCCGAACTGACCGCGCTGGCCCCGGGCCTGCTCACCTCCCACCACGCCCACCACTACCGCGGTTTCGCCACGACCCAGTGGCGGCTCTTCGAGAAGACCGGCGAGCTGAAGCCACTGCTGTACACGCTGCGGGTGCTGCTCACCGGCATCCACCTCATGGACAGCGGCCGGGTGCAGCCCCATCTGCCCACGCTGGCGGGCGAGTCGGCGGCTCCCGCCTACATACCGGAGCTGATCGCGGCCAAGGAGGAGGCCGAACACGGCCCGGCGGGCGAGGTGGTGGAGGCGGTGCGGCTGCGCAGGGACATCGAGGCGCTGCACGCCCGGCTGGACGCCGCCCAGGTGGCCACCGCCCTCCCGGACGCCCCCGGCGGTCGCGATGCGCTGCACGACCTGATCGTGCGGACCCGGCTGGGCTGCTGA
- a CDS encoding ADP-ribosylglycohydrolase family protein: protein MMSTGAMGTVATGSLIGLALGDALGFPTEFNDVPSILAKCGPWRRMALPDPAFVTDDTQMTLALGRGLRTALGRGALTPSGLAAPVREEYVAWWRSPDNNRAPGATCLSACALLADEGRPWAEASRMGSKGCGANMRVAPIGLAPGLSLPQRSGAAQLQSALTHGHPTALAASDLTARAVRALADGTPPAELPGLLRAYAEDHRTVYREDWLGDLWRRSQDPSAEAFIARGWDDCLGVLDRLDAALGAPDPEADPCLATGAGWIAEEALATGLFCFLLFPDEPLTALRRAACTSGDSDSIACLSGAFAGAHLGAGAWPGEWASRIEYRDELLALGEAWDA, encoded by the coding sequence ATGATGTCCACGGGGGCAATGGGGACCGTCGCCACCGGCTCGCTGATCGGGCTGGCTCTGGGCGACGCGCTCGGCTTTCCCACCGAGTTCAACGATGTGCCGTCGATCCTGGCCAAGTGCGGCCCCTGGCGGCGGATGGCGCTGCCCGACCCCGCCTTCGTCACCGACGACACCCAGATGACGCTGGCGCTGGGCCGCGGGCTGCGGACGGCCCTGGGGCGCGGTGCGCTCACCCCGTCCGGCCTGGCGGCGCCCGTGCGCGAGGAGTACGTCGCCTGGTGGCGCTCGCCCGACAACAACCGGGCGCCGGGCGCCACCTGCCTGAGCGCCTGTGCGCTGCTCGCCGACGAAGGGCGGCCGTGGGCCGAGGCCTCCCGGATGGGGTCGAAGGGCTGCGGCGCCAATATGCGGGTCGCGCCGATCGGGCTCGCGCCGGGCCTGAGCCTCCCGCAGCGCTCCGGCGCCGCGCAGTTGCAGTCCGCGCTGACCCACGGGCACCCCACCGCCCTGGCCGCCAGTGATCTGACCGCCCGCGCCGTACGCGCCCTCGCCGACGGCACCCCGCCCGCCGAACTGCCCGGCCTGCTGCGGGCGTACGCCGAGGACCACCGCACCGTCTACCGGGAGGACTGGCTCGGCGACCTGTGGCGGCGGAGCCAGGACCCGTCCGCGGAGGCCTTCATCGCGCGCGGCTGGGACGACTGCCTCGGCGTCCTGGACCGCCTGGACGCGGCGCTCGGCGCCCCGGACCCGGAAGCCGACCCCTGCCTGGCCACCGGCGCCGGCTGGATCGCCGAAGAGGCGCTGGCCACCGGCCTGTTCTGCTTCCTGCTCTTCCCCGACGAGCCGCTCACCGCGCTGCGCCGGGCCGCCTGCACCTCCGGGGACTCCGATTCGATCGCCTGCCTCAGCGGCGCCTTCGCCGGCGCTCATCTCGGGGCCGGCGCCTGGCCCGGGGAGTGGGCCTCCCGTATCGAGTACCGCGACGAACTGCTGGCACTGGGGGAGGCGTGGGATGCGTGA
- a CDS encoding pseudouridine synthase — translation MRSSGRNNDSGRGNYRGAGGGTSQPKAGGKRDEKQQRAGRPRPEERRYDVGGTGGAGGPGGKDERGGAKSGGPKGGSKTGGAKSTGSRGAAARGGAKGGPRTGAASKGARPGAKGGPQRGRGQAPARPREYDAQVEERNRARHNKPQVKTPKTFGDQEGERLQKVLARAGMGSRRACEELIDQARVEVNGQVVMEQGVRVDPEKDEIKVDGLTVATQSYLFFALNKPAGVVSTMEDPDGRQCLGDYVTNRETRLFHVGRLDTETEGIILLTNHGELAHRLTHPRYGVKKTYLAAIQGPLPRDLGKQLKDGIQLEDGYARADHFRVVENTGKNYLVEVTLHEGRKHIVRRMLSEAGFPVDKLVRTSFGPIALGDQKSGWLRRMTNTEVGMLMREVEL, via the coding sequence ATGCGAAGCAGCGGCAGGAACAACGACAGCGGGCGGGGCAACTACCGCGGCGCGGGTGGGGGCACCTCCCAGCCGAAGGCTGGGGGCAAGAGGGACGAGAAGCAGCAGCGCGCCGGCCGTCCCCGTCCCGAGGAGCGCCGCTACGACGTGGGCGGGACCGGCGGCGCCGGCGGCCCGGGAGGTAAGGACGAGCGCGGCGGCGCCAAGAGCGGCGGTCCCAAGGGCGGCTCCAAGACCGGCGGCGCCAAGAGCACGGGCAGCCGGGGCGCGGCGGCCCGTGGCGGCGCCAAGGGCGGCCCGCGTACCGGTGCTGCGTCCAAGGGCGCCCGCCCCGGTGCCAAGGGCGGCCCGCAGCGCGGCCGCGGCCAGGCGCCCGCACGGCCCCGTGAGTACGACGCCCAGGTGGAGGAGCGCAACCGCGCCCGCCACAACAAGCCGCAGGTCAAGACCCCCAAGACGTTCGGCGACCAGGAGGGCGAGCGTCTGCAGAAGGTGCTGGCCAGGGCCGGTATGGGCTCGCGGCGTGCCTGCGAGGAGCTGATCGACCAGGCGCGCGTCGAGGTCAACGGCCAGGTCGTCATGGAGCAGGGCGTCCGGGTCGACCCGGAGAAGGACGAGATCAAGGTCGACGGCCTGACGGTCGCCACCCAGTCGTACCTCTTCTTCGCGCTGAACAAGCCGGCCGGCGTGGTCTCCACCATGGAGGACCCGGACGGCCGCCAGTGCCTGGGCGACTACGTCACCAACCGTGAGACGCGGCTGTTCCACGTCGGCCGGCTGGACACCGAGACCGAGGGCATCATCCTGCTCACCAACCACGGTGAGCTGGCCCACCGCCTGACGCACCCGCGCTACGGCGTCAAGAAGACCTACCTGGCAGCGATCCAGGGCCCCCTCCCGCGCGACCTGGGCAAGCAGCTCAAGGACGGCATCCAGCTGGAGGACGGCTACGCCCGCGCCGACCACTTCCGGGTGGTGGAGAACACCGGCAAGAACTACCTCGTCGAGGTCACGCTCCACGAGGGCCGCAAGCACATCGTGCGCCGGATGCTGTCGGAGGCCGGCTTCCCGGTCGACAAGCTCGTCCGTACGAGCTTCGGCCCGATCGCCCTGGGCGACCAGAAGTCGGGCTGGCTGCGCCGGATGACCAACACCGAGGTCGGCATGCTGATGCGCGAGGTCGAGCTCTAA
- the scpB gene encoding SMC-Scp complex subunit ScpB, whose product MSGGAGNGAYDITEAEPGPDEVPGDRPGAPAGTLGVAELALKPALEAVLMVVDEPATEEHLARVLQRPRRAIALALRELSDDYARQGRGFDLRLVAGGWRFYSRAAYADAVESFVLDGQQARLTQAALETLAVVAYRQPVSRSRVSAVRGVNCDGVMRTLLQRGLVEEAGTEPETGAILYRTTNYFLERMGLRGLDELPELAPFLPEADAVEGDSPEGIPSFDVDDSGDSQTDH is encoded by the coding sequence ATGAGCGGCGGGGCCGGCAACGGGGCGTACGACATCACGGAGGCGGAGCCCGGCCCGGACGAGGTCCCGGGGGACCGGCCCGGCGCACCGGCCGGGACGCTGGGCGTCGCCGAGCTGGCGCTGAAGCCCGCGCTGGAGGCGGTCCTCATGGTCGTCGACGAGCCCGCGACCGAGGAACACCTGGCCAGGGTGTTGCAGCGGCCCCGCCGCGCGATCGCGCTGGCCCTGCGCGAGCTGTCCGACGACTACGCACGTCAGGGGCGCGGTTTCGATCTGCGGCTGGTGGCCGGCGGCTGGCGGTTCTACTCCCGCGCCGCGTACGCGGACGCGGTCGAGAGCTTCGTTCTGGACGGGCAGCAGGCCCGGCTCACCCAGGCAGCTTTGGAGACTCTGGCCGTGGTCGCGTACCGTCAGCCGGTCAGCCGTTCCCGTGTCTCGGCCGTACGCGGCGTGAACTGTGACGGTGTGATGCGCACGCTCCTCCAGCGCGGCCTGGTGGAGGAGGCGGGGACGGAACCTGAAACAGGTGCGATCCTGTACAGGACGACGAATTACTTTCTGGAGCGGATGGGCCTGCGCGGCCTGGATGAGCTCCCTGAGCTCGCACCGTTCCTCCCGGAGGCGGACGCGGTCGAGGGCGACTCCCCGGAAGGTATCCCGTCGTTCGACGTAGACGACAGCGGCGACTCTCAGACGGATCATTGA
- a CDS encoding segregation/condensation protein A has protein sequence MPTTNDDAPAPRARRPLGRGAAAGPVAPGGAPAAPDEPGVLDGPDGSGGPDGAEGADGPLASDGSSALDGPDASDGPDVSDGPRMADSPEVAEAAEAPETDDASPAADSGPAPEEPPGDSPPGSPAPKAGDGTFTLRLENFEGPFDLLLQLISKHKLDVTEVALSKVTDEFMAHIRAMGPDWDLDQTTEFLVVAATLLDLKAARLLPAAEVEDEADLALLEARDLLFARLLQYRAYKRVADIFSGRLADEARRCPRTVGLEPYLAELLPEVVISTGAEGFAELAVKAMQPKARPQVYVDHIHAPLVSVREQAEVVMARLREAGEASFQDLCAGAPDTLTVVARFLALLELYRERVVVLEQEEALGALQVRWTGAEGAEPVVTDEFDQEPGGRADGAEQAAHTAKERA, from the coding sequence ATGCCGACGACGAACGACGACGCCCCCGCGCCCCGCGCCCGCAGACCTCTCGGGCGGGGGGCCGCCGCGGGGCCGGTGGCACCGGGTGGTGCGCCCGCGGCACCGGACGAGCCCGGGGTGCTGGACGGGCCTGACGGGTCTGGGGGGCCGGATGGGGCCGAGGGGGCGGACGGGCCTTTGGCGTCGGACGGGTCCTCGGCGCTGGATGGGCCCGATGCGTCGGACGGACCCGATGTGTCGGACGGGCCCAGGATGGCGGACTCGCCCGAGGTAGCCGAGGCGGCCGAGGCGCCCGAGACCGACGACGCGTCACCGGCAGCCGACTCCGGCCCCGCCCCCGAGGAACCCCCCGGTGACTCTCCCCCCGGATCTCCTGCCCCCAAGGCCGGTGACGGCACCTTCACCCTCCGGCTGGAGAACTTCGAGGGCCCCTTCGACCTCCTCCTGCAGCTGATCTCCAAGCACAAGCTGGACGTCACCGAGGTCGCGCTGTCGAAGGTGACCGACGAGTTCATGGCGCACATCCGGGCCATGGGGCCGGACTGGGACCTGGACCAGACCACCGAGTTCCTGGTCGTCGCGGCGACCCTGCTGGATCTGAAGGCGGCCCGGCTGCTGCCCGCGGCCGAAGTGGAGGACGAGGCGGATCTCGCGCTCCTGGAGGCCCGTGATCTGCTCTTCGCCCGGCTGCTGCAGTACCGCGCCTACAAGCGGGTCGCGGACATCTTCAGCGGCCGGCTGGCGGACGAGGCCCGCCGCTGTCCCCGTACGGTCGGGCTGGAGCCGTACCTCGCCGAACTGCTGCCCGAGGTGGTCATCAGCACCGGGGCGGAGGGGTTCGCCGAGCTCGCGGTGAAGGCGATGCAGCCCAAGGCCCGGCCGCAGGTCTACGTGGACCACATCCATGCGCCGCTGGTGAGTGTGCGGGAGCAGGCCGAGGTGGTGATGGCGCGGCTGCGCGAGGCGGGCGAGGCGAGCTTCCAGGACCTGTGCGCGGGCGCACCGGACACCCTTACCGTCGTGGCGCGTTTCCTGGCCCTGCTGGAGCTCTACCGGGAGCGGGTGGTGGTCCTGGAGCAGGAGGAGGCCCTGGGGGCGCTGCAGGTCCGCTGGACGGGCGCGGAGGGGGCCGAGCCGGTGGTCACGGACGAGTTCGACCAGGAACCGGGCGGGCGCGCCGACGGGGCGGAGCAGGCGGCACACACAGCGAAGGAGCGGGCATGA